The following is a genomic window from uncultured Draconibacterium sp..
TACTGATGGTTCCAGTAGTTTATTGTTTTCATTGAAATAGGTTAAGGCAAATGAGTAGCTGTCGCTTTGCCTCCAGGCGTGTATCGACATTGGGCCCGTTGAGATGAGTTTGTTATACCCAAAGAAGAAGAAGATAAAGACAAAAACGAAACAAAATAATACTGATAGTTTCTGATTATTTGATAGTTGTTTCATAATACGAATAGGCTCTTGTTTTAGGATTCAATGCTCAATTTTTTTACAAGCAGTAAATCACATTTCTAAAAAGATGTTGTTTAGTTATTTACTCGTTTGGCTTTTTTGCTTCAATATTGTAAATATATGTTCCAAAATCTTTTTTATTTTTTGTGAAAATATAATTTTCTTCAATGAATTCCTGTATTTCTTTTTGAGAGGCTATTACAACCGATGGAGCATCTATTTTTTTATAATTTACAAAATTGGTTTTAGTTCCATTATCAGATGCAATATTCGCGTAAAATCTTATATGCGAGTGGTAGCCATTATAAGCAATACCTAATTCTCTCAATGCTGAAAGTTCCTCCGAGTTGTCTCTCAAATAATAGTTAATACCCTGCGTTTCATGATTCCACGATTTTTCTTCGATTTCAAACGTTAGTCTTTTTGTTTTTTGACCGGAAATGAACAATAGTGGAGCGAATATCAATAACGTAGTAATAATTGCGATGTTTTTTTTATGAGTTATGTTTTTGGTGGAGCTATATAGCTGAAAGAAACTTAAAGCGAGTAATATTGCAAGTACAGGGAATAGCGGTGCATCGTACCAGGTTCCTTTACTTCCTCCCGAAATGATAACCAGAAATGAAATCCCTACAACTAATATATACAAAAACAGCGATTTAACTTTTGCATTTTTTGATGATAAAAGAAGTACTACTCCCAGTGGGAGTATGTATATCCAGGGAGCAAAACGTTTGTTCCACAGATTTCGAAGATAGAACAGATAGTCAGAGGTATGTTCATACGTGTAATTACTGGCAGTATTGGTATATCGCGGAACAAGTTCGTTTTCCCACACAGCTTTTAAATACCCGGGATCAGCTATTTCCCGTAAAGAGTAATAGCCTCCAACGGATATCAGAAATGCAAGAATGCATAAATAAACGTTTCTGTTAGATAGTACATTTTTTAACTTGGAGCTAAATACGAGGTAAACTGTTATTCCGGGAAGAAAGAACAATCCGGCAACTCCTTTTGTAAATGAGGCAAGAATGAGGGCTAATGTAAACAGAATCAGATATATATTTTTGTTGCTATCTGCATATTTATAAAAGAATATTAATTGCGCAGTTAGAAAGAATACCAGAATTGAATCATGGTCGCCGGTTCTGGCAACATGATGACCGAGGTATCCGAAGGAAGTTAAAAGTATCAGTGCAGCGAGTAGGCCAATAAAAGGGTTTTTAAACTCATGGTACAAAAAATAAAAGATCAGTATTACAGTAAACAGAGCATACAATGCAGATGGAAAACGTATGGCAAATTCGTTGATCCCAAAAACTTTCATCGAAATTACCTGATTCCAGGTAAGAAACGGAGGTTTAAACCCCCAATCATCCGGCTGTTCTTCGTAATAGCGAACCAAATAATTACCATTCGTATTCATTTCATAAGCGCTAACAGCATTCTTCCCTTCGTCCCAAATTCGTAGAGGTAATTTGTCGAGCTTATAGAATAGCTGGAAATAAGCGACAAATAGAAGAATAAAAAGAGCAACTGTTGCATATCTAGTTTTATGTTTGCCTGCAATAGGTGTTTGATTGTTTTTGTTTCTGATCGCTATCATTTCCTTAATTATAATAGACTATAGCAGGTTGCTTTCTTTGTTAATGTGTTTTCTCAAATGAGAAGTATCATTGAATATTTTACTATTTATAAGTCTCCATCTCTGTAATCGAAACAGAAAGGAGGTTTTTAAAACACCAATGCCATAAATTGTACTGTTTTTAATGCTGATTGATGAAGCATCAGCGAAATATTTCGTAGGGCAGGTGATTTCAGCAATTTCGTAACCGGCATACCAGGCCTGGGCCAGCATTTGGTTATCGAATACAAAATTATCGGAATTGGCATTGTAGTTTATTGTTTCCAGTATTTCGCGCGAAAATGCCCGGTAACCGGTGTGATACTCTGAAAGTTTTGCGTTGAGAAGAATATTCTCAATAAAAGTAAGTAAGCGGTTAGCAATGTATTTTATCAAAGGCATGCCGCCTTTTAGGGCTCCTGTTCCTAAAATCCTTGACCCCAAAACTACATGGTATAATTCATTCCCAATCAAATTGGCCATAGCCGGAATAAGCTTTGGGGTGTACTGATAATCCGGGTGAAGCATTATAACAATATCGGCTCCAATTTGCAGAGCTTTGTTGTAGCACGATTTCTGGTTTCCGCCGTAACCTTTGTTTTGCTCATGAACCACAATGTGTTGAATCCCGAGTTTTTTACCAACTTCAACGGTGTTGTCGTTACTTACGTCATCTACCAGAATTACGTCATCTACAATATTGAAATCGATTTCGTTATAAGTAATTTCAAGCGTTTTGGCAGCATTGTATGCCGGAAGCACTACCACCACTTTTTTGTTGTTGATCATTAGTGGTAAATTTTGTGCTGTAAAAATAACAAGAATAAGGAGAAATTATTCTTTATAAAAAAGAATGCCTTCTATTATATCACATATAATAGAAGGCATTTGTTCCCTAATTCTTAATATAATGGAAGAATAGTATTAATCTAGTCAATCCTATTTTTCAATATTTTGCTCATATTTTTTCAATACAAACCGAATAACCGCGTACGAGAGTATAATAAGTACGGGCCAGGTTAGCATTTCTATTATTGCATTTGTATACATATTCTCAAATTTTTAATTCGTTAATAAACATGCGATTCCGATTTCATTTCATCGTCTGTAATTTTCTTCCGGTTCATAGCCCGCCAGAAATAAGTGATGTAGGCCAACACGAACGGAATAAGCAGAGAAACATAGCTCATTGCCACCAGCGTAAATTTACTCGACGATGCATTTTGTATAGTTAGCGACGATTGTAAATCGAAGTTCGAAGGGTAAAAAGCTGTGTTGTTAAATCCGGCCAAAAGAAATAGCGCGAATACAACCAGCACGGTTCCTGTTCCGGCAAACCAAAAACCTTTGTTACTTTTCATAAACACGGTAGAAATAATGCCCCACAAAACACCAACAACGCCAAGCAAAAGAATTAAGGTATTCACCGGCATTTCAATAACATTGTGCAGGTATTTATATTTTTCCATAAAAACCTCGCCGGTTTCGGGATTTACAGCATAACCTTGTTTCAGTAGTAGCGCAATAACAAAATACAGGAAGAACACCAAAAAAGGAATGCTACAAAGCATTAACGTTTTTCGTGCGCGTTCAACAATCGTTTTGTTATCGATGGTGAAAATAAAATACAGGTTTCCTAAAACGCGCGATAAAAACAGAACCGTTAATCCTAGTGCCACATTGTGAAAAGTTAGTACGGCTTCCAGGCCACGGAAAGGAGTTTGCCAGTCAACCTGATTCATATTATTTAACGAAAATTCAGCTCCGTTAAAAAATGTTCCAACAGCAGTGCCAACTAGCAAAGTGCCAAGTACGCCGTTTATTACCAGAAATATCTCGAAGGTTTTTTGACCCAAAAAGTTGGATGGCTTTTTTCGGTATTCGTATGAAACGGCTTGTATTACAAAAGCAATTAAAATGGCCAGCCATACCCAGTAGGCCCCTCCAAAACTTGTTGAGTAAAATAAGGGGAATGAGGCAAAAAAGGCCCCCCCGAAAGTTACTAATGTTGTAAAAGTAAACTCCCATTTGCGGCCAAGCGTATTTAGTAGCATTGTTTTTTCATCCTCGGTTTTCCCGATTTGATAGATCAATGTTTGTCCGCCCTGCACAAAAGTGAGGAATACAAACATTGCTGCAAGAATGGATACCAGTACCCACCAATATTCTTGTAAAGCTAATAGCGATAAATTTTCAAACATTTTTGTTTCCTCCTGATTTTAGTGATTCGGACCAATTTTAATTTGTCGCAACATAATTTTTACTTCGGCAATCATAAGTATGGTGAACAGCACTGCGAACAACCAAAATGTGACTTGTACCGATCCTGAACTTATGCGTGTTACGGCAGCCATTGTGGGCATCATATCTTGCACTACCCAGGGCTGACGACCAACTTCAGCAACTATCCAGCCCGCCTGACTTGCGATGTATGCCAGCGGAATAGCGATTAACGAAAGCCTCAGTAGCCATTTCTTTTCGGCAATTTTGTTTCTTAATGTAAACCACAAAATCAGTATAAAGCCTAAAACAAATGCAAAGCCCAAACCAACCATAGTGTGGAAACTGTAAAAAGTTAGAGGAACATTAGGCACCAGTTCGTTCACATCTTTAAAATAGCCGTATCCAAAATACTTAAAGTAATTTTTTTGAAAGTTGTCACTTGTCAATTCTGTTTTCAGCGTTTCTGCAACAGCGGTGTTGCCTTCTTTTTTCGCCGTTTTAAACTCGTTGAGTTTGGCGATGGCTACTTTCCCCCGTTCAATCTTTTCGGTGGCCGACATAACACCGTATTTTTCATTCCCATCAATAAGGTCGTTAATGCCGGGAACAAAAGCATCCCAATCTAAAAATGCCATGTACGACAGTATGTTCGGTATCTCCAGCTTTATGGTCATGTCTTTCAGATTCTGATTCTCCGGATCATTTTCCGAGGTTGAAAACATCCCGAGTGCAATCAATCCTGCACCTTCGCTTCCGTTGTATAAACCTTCAAGTGCTGCAAATTTCATGGGTTGTTCGTTTGCAATGGTTCGTGCCGAATTGTCTCCGGTCCAAACCACATACATCGACGATAGTAAGCCAAAAATAGCGGCAACCAACATACTTTTTTTTGCTAATTTAACTTCTCGTTTTTTTAGCAAATACCATGCTGAAACTCCGATTACAAAAATGGCAGCCAGCACAAATCCCGATGAGGTTGCGTGTAGCCACTTGTCGATTGCCATGGGAGAAAAGAGTACATCCCAAAAATTGTTCATTTCGTTACGTGCTGTTTCCGGGTTAAATGTCATACCTACCGGTTTTTGCATCCAGCCGTTGGCCACCAAAATCCAGAGAGCCGAAAGGTTGGCTCCGATGGCTGTTAACCAGGTTGCCAGCAGGTGTGTTTTTTTGCCCACTTTATTCCACCCAAAAAACATGATGGCAATAAAGGTCGACTCCATAAAAAAGGCAAAAATTCCTTCAATGGCTAGTGGCGCACCAAAAATATCGCCAACAAACCACGAGTAGTTCGACCAGTTGGTTCCAAACTCAAACTCAAGAATAATACCTGTTGCGACACCAATGGCAAAATTTATCCCAAAAAGTGTCATCCAAAACTTGGTTATTTTTTTCCACTCTTCATTTCCGGTTTTTACGTAAATGGTTTCCATGAAAGCCAAAATAAACGTAATGCCCAGTGTGAGCGGAACAAACAACCAGTGATACATGGCTGTTAAGGCAAATTGTGCCCTCGACCAATTAACTAATGCTTCACCAGCAACTCCAATTTCATTCATAGGTTTTTATTTTGTATCCGTTAAAATTTCTAATACATGTTCAGTTCGTGCTTCATCGGTTTTAAAATTTGTTTTCAGAAAATCGGGAAAAAAGAATATTCTCAGAATCGCAAACATGATAAAAAGTTTTATCAGAATGATAATCCAAACCTGTTTGCCCCAGTTGTTTAGGTTTTTAAATCCGCTGATATAGAATTGTAAGATCCTGATGAATATGTTTTTTTTGTTCTTCACAAATTGGTTTTTCTTTTTTTAGTTGGATTAATATTCAACAAATTTCGCATTTTAAAACAAATTGTATGAAACAAATGTTCATAAAATCATTCTAAATTAGGTAACTATATAATTATATAATTGTATGCATTCCAGAGGGAGCTGTAACTGTTTTATTTTCATTGTTTTACTGTCTTTTGTAATTTAATTCTGCCAGCCAGGCGCGTTGCAAAAGTTGCAAAAGCAACTACCGACACCGATGAAATTGGCATTAGAATAGC
Proteins encoded in this region:
- a CDS encoding DUF4492 domain-containing protein, whose product is MKNKKNIFIRILQFYISGFKNLNNWGKQVWIIILIKLFIMFAILRIFFFPDFLKTNFKTDEARTEHVLEILTDTK
- a CDS encoding glycosyltransferase family 39 protein; amino-acid sequence: MIAIRNKNNQTPIAGKHKTRYATVALFILLFVAYFQLFYKLDKLPLRIWDEGKNAVSAYEMNTNGNYLVRYYEEQPDDWGFKPPFLTWNQVISMKVFGINEFAIRFPSALYALFTVILIFYFLYHEFKNPFIGLLAALILLTSFGYLGHHVARTGDHDSILVFFLTAQLIFFYKYADSNKNIYLILFTLALILASFTKGVAGLFFLPGITVYLVFSSKLKNVLSNRNVYLCILAFLISVGGYYSLREIADPGYLKAVWENELVPRYTNTASNYTYEHTSDYLFYLRNLWNKRFAPWIYILPLGVVLLLSSKNAKVKSLFLYILVVGISFLVIISGGSKGTWYDAPLFPVLAILLALSFFQLYSSTKNITHKKNIAIITTLLIFAPLLFISGQKTKRLTFEIEEKSWNHETQGINYYLRDNSEELSALRELGIAYNGYHSHIRFYANIASDNGTKTNFVNYKKIDAPSVVIASQKEIQEFIEENYIFTKNKKDFGTYIYNIEAKKPNE
- a CDS encoding glycosyltransferase family 2 protein, with protein sequence MINNKKVVVVLPAYNAAKTLEITYNEIDFNIVDDVILVDDVSNDNTVEVGKKLGIQHIVVHEQNKGYGGNQKSCYNKALQIGADIVIMLHPDYQYTPKLIPAMANLIGNELYHVVLGSRILGTGALKGGMPLIKYIANRLLTFIENILLNAKLSEYHTGYRAFSREILETINYNANSDNFVFDNQMLAQAWYAGYEIAEITCPTKYFADASSISIKNSTIYGIGVLKTSFLFRLQRWRLINSKIFNDTSHLRKHINKESNLL
- a CDS encoding cytochrome ubiquinol oxidase subunit I — encoded protein: MNEIGVAGEALVNWSRAQFALTAMYHWLFVPLTLGITFILAFMETIYVKTGNEEWKKITKFWMTLFGINFAIGVATGIILEFEFGTNWSNYSWFVGDIFGAPLAIEGIFAFFMESTFIAIMFFGWNKVGKKTHLLATWLTAIGANLSALWILVANGWMQKPVGMTFNPETARNEMNNFWDVLFSPMAIDKWLHATSSGFVLAAIFVIGVSAWYLLKKREVKLAKKSMLVAAIFGLLSSMYVVWTGDNSARTIANEQPMKFAALEGLYNGSEGAGLIALGMFSTSENDPENQNLKDMTIKLEIPNILSYMAFLDWDAFVPGINDLIDGNEKYGVMSATEKIERGKVAIAKLNEFKTAKKEGNTAVAETLKTELTSDNFQKNYFKYFGYGYFKDVNELVPNVPLTFYSFHTMVGLGFAFVLGFILILWFTLRNKIAEKKWLLRLSLIAIPLAYIASQAGWIVAEVGRQPWVVQDMMPTMAAVTRISSGSVQVTFWLFAVLFTILMIAEVKIMLRQIKIGPNH
- the cydB gene encoding cytochrome d ubiquinol oxidase subunit II: MFENLSLLALQEYWWVLVSILAAMFVFLTFVQGGQTLIYQIGKTEDEKTMLLNTLGRKWEFTFTTLVTFGGAFFASFPLFYSTSFGGAYWVWLAILIAFVIQAVSYEYRKKPSNFLGQKTFEIFLVINGVLGTLLVGTAVGTFFNGAEFSLNNMNQVDWQTPFRGLEAVLTFHNVALGLTVLFLSRVLGNLYFIFTIDNKTIVERARKTLMLCSIPFLVFFLYFVIALLLKQGYAVNPETGEVFMEKYKYLHNVIEMPVNTLILLLGVVGVLWGIISTVFMKSNKGFWFAGTGTVLVVFALFLLAGFNNTAFYPSNFDLQSSLTIQNASSSKFTLVAMSYVSLLIPFVLAYITYFWRAMNRKKITDDEMKSESHVY